From a region of the Azospirillum formosense genome:
- a CDS encoding outer membrane beta-barrel protein, whose translation MKPSSLPFLALALASTVLTALPAATPVSAQELQRGESVLERRRPEVEQLGIRAGSFRILPRIETGLTYESNVFATENDTRDDFIWVTQPRVDVRSDFNNHALNFSASGNIGRFFDYSSENYADYRAQVDGRYDITRDSSVSGLLFSRRDHEGRSDPNFDVSLGTGTVVPRFAEPVNYFTHGGEASFNQRFNRLRVRLTGGAQYTSYQDAELTNGRTESQEDRDRWNYTGAARVGYEFIQGYEAFVQGSYNWTRYRLSRDFGGVNRDSDGYEVVGGLSTDLTGLINGEIYAGYLSRTYDDPTLKDFGGLAVGGRLNWSVTQLTSVTGSLSRQVRESTYARGSQIASSYNRTVAAVGVDHELLRTLLLNARVQWRQDDFNGVDRTDDVYTLGAGASYQLSRYVFLNGGYTYEKRNSNLSGFDYSDNLVYLRVGAQM comes from the coding sequence ATGAAGCCCAGCTCCCTGCCCTTCCTCGCCCTCGCGCTCGCGTCCACCGTGCTGACGGCGCTGCCCGCGGCCACGCCGGTGAGCGCCCAGGAACTGCAGCGCGGTGAATCCGTGCTGGAGCGCCGCCGTCCGGAGGTCGAACAGCTCGGCATCCGCGCCGGATCGTTCCGTATCCTGCCGCGCATCGAGACCGGCCTGACCTACGAAAGCAACGTCTTCGCGACCGAGAACGACACCCGCGACGACTTCATCTGGGTCACCCAGCCGCGCGTCGACGTGCGTTCGGATTTCAACAACCACGCCCTGAACTTCTCGGCCTCCGGCAACATCGGCCGCTTCTTCGACTACTCGTCGGAGAATTACGCCGATTACCGGGCGCAGGTGGACGGGCGCTACGACATCACCCGCGACTCCTCGGTCAGCGGCCTGCTGTTCAGCCGCCGCGACCATGAGGGGCGGTCCGACCCGAACTTCGACGTGTCTCTGGGCACCGGCACCGTGGTGCCGCGCTTCGCGGAGCCGGTGAACTACTTCACCCATGGCGGCGAGGCGTCCTTCAACCAGCGCTTCAACCGCCTGCGCGTCCGCCTGACCGGCGGCGCCCAGTACACCTCCTACCAGGACGCCGAGCTGACCAACGGCCGGACCGAGTCGCAGGAGGACCGCGACCGCTGGAACTACACGGGCGCGGCCCGCGTCGGCTACGAGTTCATCCAGGGCTACGAGGCCTTCGTCCAGGGCTCCTACAACTGGACCCGCTACCGGCTGAGCCGGGATTTCGGCGGCGTCAACCGCGACTCGGACGGCTACGAGGTCGTCGGCGGTCTCTCCACCGATCTGACCGGCCTCATCAACGGCGAGATCTATGCCGGCTATCTGAGCCGGACCTACGACGATCCGACGCTGAAGGATTTCGGCGGTCTGGCCGTGGGCGGGCGCCTGAATTGGTCGGTGACCCAGCTCACCTCCGTCACCGGCTCGCTCAGCCGCCAGGTCCGCGAATCGACCTACGCCCGCGGCAGCCAGATCGCGTCGAGCTACAACCGCACCGTCGCCGCCGTCGGCGTGGATCACGAGCTTCTGCGCACCCTGCTGCTGAACGCCCGCGTCCAGTGGCGCCAGGACGACTTCAACGGCGTGGACCGCACCGACGACGTCTACACGCTGGGGGCCGGCGCCAGCTACCAGCTCAGCCGCTATGTCTTCCTCAATGGCGGTTATACTTACGAAAAGCGTAACTCGAACCTCAGTGGCTTCGATTACTCCGACAATCTGGTCTATCTGCGCGTCGGCGCCCAGATGTAA
- a CDS encoding MarR family transcriptional regulator: MDQIAHPPTDDYLLTGQVHYRLRRAHQRASSIFMDMIGDSQLTPTQWGALVTLRAEGSLSQNQLGRLTFMDPATTQGVILRLVERNLVERQPDPQDRRRTSVSLTRAGQSLVNTLLENATRAHHRTLDPLTPEEQATFLLLLSRLM, translated from the coding sequence ATGGATCAGATCGCCCATCCTCCGACCGACGATTACCTGCTGACCGGGCAGGTCCACTATCGCCTTCGCCGGGCCCACCAGCGCGCGTCCTCCATCTTCATGGACATGATCGGGGACTCCCAGCTCACCCCCACCCAATGGGGCGCGCTGGTCACGCTGCGGGCCGAAGGGTCGCTGTCGCAGAACCAGCTCGGCCGGCTGACCTTCATGGACCCGGCGACCACCCAGGGGGTGATCCTGCGCCTTGTGGAGCGCAATCTGGTGGAGCGCCAGCCGGACCCGCAGGACCGGCGCCGCACCAGCGTCAGCCTGACCCGCGCCGGGCAGTCGCTGGTCAACACCCTGCTGGAGAACGCCACCCGGGCGCACCACCGCACGCTGGATCCGCTGACCCCGGAGGAGCAGGCGACGTTCCTCCTGCTGCTCTCCCGCCTGATGTGA
- a CDS encoding ABC transporter substrate-binding protein, with protein sequence MNRRHLLLAPGAAALAAALCIAVPSESHAQAGNQPIRVGEINSYTGLPAFTIPYRQGWQLAVEEVNAAGGLLGGRKLEVVSRDDAGKPDDAVRVAQELLSNEKVELLAGTYFSHVGLAVADFAARNKVPFVAAEPLTDAITWTKGNRYTFRLRPSTYMQAAMLVEEAAKLPAKRWATVAPNYEYGQSAVQWFRQLLSEKRPDVEFVAEQWPAQGKLEAGPTVQALAAAKPDAIFNVTFGADLAKFVREGEGRGLFRNRTVVSLLTGEPEYLDPMKDEAPEGWIVTGYPQEQIDTPEHKAFREAYVKRFNEPPRQGSVVGYATFKAIAAAVEKAGSTDAEKVVDALSGLALPSPFGPITFRALDHQATMGAYVGKTTVKGGQGAMTGWRYADGADYLPSDEAVRKMRPE encoded by the coding sequence ATGAACCGCCGCCATCTCCTGCTCGCGCCGGGCGCTGCCGCCCTCGCCGCCGCCCTTTGCATCGCCGTGCCGTCGGAATCCCACGCCCAAGCGGGAAACCAGCCGATCCGCGTCGGCGAGATCAACAGCTACACGGGCCTGCCGGCCTTCACGATCCCCTACCGCCAGGGCTGGCAGCTCGCGGTGGAGGAGGTGAACGCGGCGGGCGGCCTGCTCGGCGGGCGCAAGCTGGAGGTCGTCTCCCGCGACGACGCCGGCAAGCCGGACGACGCCGTGCGCGTCGCGCAGGAGCTGCTGTCGAACGAGAAGGTGGAGCTGTTGGCCGGCACCTACTTCTCGCACGTCGGTCTGGCCGTGGCGGACTTCGCCGCGCGCAACAAGGTGCCCTTCGTGGCGGCGGAGCCGCTGACCGACGCCATCACTTGGACCAAGGGCAACCGCTACACCTTCCGCCTGCGTCCCAGCACCTACATGCAGGCGGCCATGCTGGTGGAGGAGGCGGCGAAGCTGCCGGCCAAGCGCTGGGCCACCGTCGCCCCCAACTACGAGTACGGCCAGTCGGCGGTGCAGTGGTTCCGCCAGCTCCTGTCGGAGAAGCGTCCGGACGTCGAGTTCGTCGCCGAGCAGTGGCCGGCCCAGGGCAAGCTGGAAGCCGGGCCGACCGTGCAGGCGCTGGCCGCGGCGAAGCCCGACGCCATCTTCAACGTCACCTTCGGCGCCGACCTCGCCAAGTTCGTGCGCGAGGGCGAGGGCCGCGGCCTGTTCCGCAACCGCACCGTCGTCAGCCTGCTGACCGGCGAGCCGGAATATCTCGATCCGATGAAGGACGAGGCGCCGGAGGGCTGGATCGTCACCGGCTACCCACAGGAGCAGATCGACACGCCGGAGCACAAGGCCTTCCGCGAGGCCTACGTGAAGCGCTTCAACGAGCCGCCGCGCCAGGGCTCGGTCGTCGGCTACGCCACCTTCAAGGCCATCGCCGCCGCCGTCGAGAAGGCCGGCTCCACCGATGCGGAGAAGGTCGTGGACGCGCTGTCCGGCCTGGCCCTGCCCAGCCCCTTCGGCCCGATCACCTTCCGCGCGCTCGACCATCAGGCGACCATGGGCGCCTATGTCGGCAAGACCACGGTGAAGGGCGGCCAGGGCGCGATGACCGGCTGGCGCTACGCCGACGGCGCGGACTATCTGCCGTCCGACGAGGCCGTCCGCAAGATGCGTCCGGAGTAA
- a CDS encoding ABC transporter permease, translated as MSFYLVQFLSGLATAATLFLVSSGLTIVFGVTRIVNFAHGSFYMLGAYLGWTLVERWGGTPLGFWGGVAAASLAVGLLGALMEIGLLRRLYRSPELFQLLATFGVVLVVQDAASWIWGSEDLLGRRAPGLRGSVDILDQPFPLYDLVLIGLGPLVLGLLWLLFNRTRWGTLVRAATQDRDMASALGVDPARLFTGVLFLGSALAGLGGALQVPREAVNLHMDMAIVVEAFVVVVVGGMGSLTGAFVASLLIGQLQAFGILVFPQITLVLVFLFMAVVLVIRPYGLLGRAEDAPPTATSPGPPLIATTGMARWAPALLLALLAAVPLVAGDYALIVLTEVVILALLAASLHLLIGLGGLVSFGHAAYFGLGAYGAALLVKHLAAPMPLALAAAPLVAGLGALAAGWFCVRRSGLYFAMLTLAFAQIVWSVTFQWYGVTGGDNGILGVWPPDWAAGKAAYYWLTLALAGGALLLLRRAAFAPFGYTLRAGRDSALRAESVGVDVRRHQWLSFALAGSAAGLAGGLYAFSKGSVFPTLMAVPVSVDALVMVLMGGIQTLSGPVVGAALFHLLETEAMSRTDWWRLVLGAIILVLVLAFPKGVAGFVRDLWTRGRDS; from the coding sequence ATGTCCTTCTACCTCGTGCAATTCCTCAGCGGCCTCGCCACGGCGGCGACGCTGTTCCTGGTGTCGTCCGGGCTGACCATCGTGTTCGGCGTGACGCGGATCGTGAATTTCGCCCACGGCTCCTTCTACATGCTGGGCGCCTATCTCGGCTGGACGCTGGTGGAGCGCTGGGGCGGCACGCCGCTGGGCTTCTGGGGCGGCGTCGCCGCGGCCTCGCTGGCGGTCGGGCTGCTCGGCGCGCTGATGGAGATCGGGCTGCTGCGCCGCCTCTACCGCTCGCCGGAGCTGTTCCAGCTTCTCGCCACCTTCGGCGTGGTGCTGGTGGTGCAGGACGCCGCCTCCTGGATCTGGGGATCGGAAGACCTGCTCGGCCGGCGGGCGCCGGGCTTGCGCGGTTCCGTGGACATCCTCGACCAGCCCTTCCCGCTTTATGACCTCGTGCTGATCGGGCTGGGGCCGCTGGTGCTCGGCCTGCTCTGGCTGCTGTTCAACCGCACGCGCTGGGGCACGCTGGTCCGCGCGGCGACGCAGGACCGCGACATGGCCTCGGCGCTCGGCGTCGATCCGGCGCGTCTGTTCACCGGGGTGCTGTTCCTGGGCTCGGCGCTGGCCGGGCTGGGCGGCGCCCTCCAGGTCCCGCGCGAGGCGGTGAACCTGCACATGGACATGGCCATCGTCGTCGAGGCCTTCGTCGTCGTCGTGGTCGGCGGCATGGGCAGCCTGACCGGCGCCTTCGTCGCTTCGCTGCTGATCGGGCAATTGCAGGCCTTCGGCATCCTGGTCTTCCCGCAGATCACGCTCGTCCTGGTCTTCCTGTTCATGGCCGTGGTGCTGGTCATCCGCCCCTACGGGCTGCTCGGCCGGGCGGAGGACGCGCCGCCCACCGCCACCAGCCCCGGCCCGCCGCTGATCGCCACAACCGGCATGGCGCGCTGGGCGCCCGCCCTGCTGCTCGCCCTGCTGGCCGCGGTGCCGCTGGTCGCCGGCGACTACGCGCTGATCGTGCTGACCGAGGTGGTGATCCTGGCACTGCTGGCGGCCAGCCTGCATCTGCTGATCGGGCTGGGCGGACTCGTCTCCTTCGGGCACGCCGCCTATTTCGGGCTGGGCGCCTACGGCGCGGCCCTGCTGGTCAAGCATCTCGCCGCGCCGATGCCGCTGGCTCTGGCCGCCGCACCGCTGGTTGCCGGGCTGGGGGCGCTGGCCGCGGGCTGGTTCTGCGTGCGGCGGTCGGGCCTCTACTTCGCCATGCTCACCCTGGCCTTCGCGCAGATCGTCTGGTCGGTGACCTTCCAGTGGTACGGCGTCACCGGCGGCGACAACGGCATCCTCGGCGTCTGGCCGCCGGACTGGGCGGCGGGCAAGGCGGCCTATTACTGGCTGACCCTGGCGCTGGCCGGCGGCGCGCTGCTGCTGCTGCGCCGCGCCGCCTTCGCGCCCTTCGGCTACACGCTGCGCGCCGGACGCGATTCCGCTCTGCGCGCCGAATCGGTGGGCGTCGACGTGCGCCGCCACCAGTGGCTGAGCTTCGCCCTGGCCGGCTCCGCCGCCGGTCTGGCCGGCGGGCTCTACGCCTTTTCCAAGGGCAGCGTCTTTCCCACGCTGATGGCCGTGCCGGTGTCGGTCGATGCTTTGGTCATGGTGCTGATGGGCGGCATCCAGACGCTGAGCGGCCCGGTGGTGGGTGCTGCCCTGTTCCACCTGCTGGAGACCGAGGCGATGAGCCGGACCGACTGGTGGCGGCTGGTCCTGGGCGCCATCATCCTGGTGCTGGTTCTGGCCTTCCCCAAGGGCGTCGCCGGCTTCGTCCGCGACCTGTGGACCCGCGGGAGGGACTCATGA
- a CDS encoding ABC transporter ATP-binding protein, with amino-acid sequence MSRRLAVENLQRAFGGVQAVRGVSFALDAGEVLALIGPNGAGKTTCFNLLNGQLRPDAGAVRLDGVDIVGLPPRRIWRLGVGRTFQITATFASMTVRENVQMVLLSVHRRLFGLWTPAAAGFRDEAMALLERVGMGAQAERPCGVLAYGDLKRVELAMALAGNPKILLMDEPTAGMAPGERQELMALTSALVRERGLAVLFTEHDMDVVFGHATRIIVLDRGQLIAEGTPDAVRADPRVQAVYLGGAT; translated from the coding sequence ATGAGCCGCCGCCTCGCCGTGGAGAACCTCCAGCGCGCCTTCGGCGGCGTGCAGGCCGTGCGCGGCGTGTCCTTCGCGCTGGACGCCGGGGAGGTGCTGGCGCTGATCGGGCCGAACGGCGCCGGCAAGACCACCTGCTTCAACCTGCTGAACGGCCAGCTGCGGCCCGACGCGGGGGCGGTGCGGCTCGACGGGGTGGACATCGTCGGCCTGCCGCCGCGCCGCATCTGGAGGCTGGGCGTCGGCCGCACCTTTCAGATCACCGCCACCTTCGCCTCGATGACGGTGCGCGAGAATGTGCAGATGGTCCTGCTGTCCGTCCACAGGCGTCTGTTCGGGCTGTGGACGCCGGCCGCCGCCGGGTTCCGCGACGAGGCGATGGCCCTGCTGGAGCGCGTCGGCATGGGCGCCCAGGCGGAGCGGCCCTGCGGCGTGCTGGCCTATGGCGACCTGAAGCGCGTCGAACTCGCCATGGCGCTGGCCGGAAACCCGAAAATCCTGCTGATGGACGAACCCACCGCCGGCATGGCCCCCGGCGAGCGCCAGGAGCTGATGGCGCTGACCTCCGCCCTCGTCCGCGAGCGCGGGCTCGCCGTTCTGTTCACGGAGCATGACATGGACGTCGTGTTCGGCCACGCCACCCGCATCATCGTCCTCGACCGCGGCCAGCTGATCGCCGAGGGCACCCCCGACGCCGTGCGCGCCGACCCGCGGGTGCAGGCCGTCTATCTGGGAGGTGCGACATGA
- a CDS encoding ABC transporter ATP-binding protein has translation MTGRPLLSVRGLQAWYGRAHILTGVDLAVERGEVVALMGRNGAGKTTTMKAVMGLLDRRAGSVAFDGRDVSALPPHRIARLGLGYVPEDRRVFTDLTVEENLEVGRQPPRDGAPHWTPERLYALFPNLAEMRGRRGGRMSGGEQQMLTLARTLMGNPSLLLLDEPSEGLAPRIVQQMADALRALKAEGLSILVSEQNLAFAAAVADRASVIEKGQIRFEGPMRTLLEDEAVRRAYLAV, from the coding sequence ATGACCGGCCGTCCGCTGCTGAGCGTCCGCGGACTCCAAGCCTGGTACGGACGGGCGCACATCCTGACCGGAGTCGATCTGGCGGTGGAACGGGGCGAGGTCGTCGCCCTGATGGGCCGCAACGGCGCCGGCAAGACCACGACGATGAAGGCGGTCATGGGCCTGCTCGACCGGCGCGCCGGGTCGGTCGCCTTCGACGGGCGGGACGTCTCCGCCCTCCCGCCGCACCGCATCGCGCGGCTCGGCCTCGGCTATGTGCCGGAGGACCGCCGGGTCTTCACCGACCTGACGGTGGAGGAGAACCTGGAGGTCGGCCGCCAGCCGCCCCGCGACGGCGCCCCCCACTGGACGCCGGAGCGGCTCTACGCCCTCTTCCCCAACCTCGCCGAGATGCGGGGCCGCCGCGGCGGGCGGATGAGCGGCGGGGAACAGCAGATGCTGACGCTCGCCCGCACGCTGATGGGCAACCCGTCGCTGCTTCTGCTCGACGAACCGTCGGAGGGGCTGGCCCCGCGCATCGTTCAGCAGATGGCCGACGCCCTGCGCGCGCTGAAGGCGGAGGGGTTGTCGATCCTGGTGTCGGAGCAGAATCTCGCCTTCGCCGCCGCGGTCGCCGACCGGGCGAGCGTCATCGAAAAGGGGCAGATCCGCTTCGAAGGCCCGATGCGGACGCTGCTGGAGGACGAGGCGGTGCGCCGGGCCTATCTGGCGGTGTGA